The following coding sequences lie in one Pseudomonas svalbardensis genomic window:
- the cysQ gene encoding 3'(2'),5'-bisphosphate nucleotidase CysQ, which yields MIFPHPLMAPVVELALKAGEAILPFWRANVAVTAKSDDSPVTAADMAAHHVILAGLTALDPSIPVLSEEDANIPQSVRAGWQRWWLVDPLDGTKEFISGSEEFTVNIALIEQGRVVFGVVSMPTNGRFYVGGAGLGAWRGDKDAAPSPIQVREVPAEGEAFTVVASRRHSSPEQERLLAGLSDSLGELQLANIGSSLKFCLLAEGAADCYPRLAPTSQWDTAAAQGVLEGAGGEVLDLSGAPFSYPARESLLNAFFLALPAKAAWREKLLTLART from the coding sequence ATGATTTTCCCCCATCCGTTGATGGCGCCTGTTGTTGAACTGGCGCTGAAAGCCGGTGAAGCGATTCTGCCGTTTTGGCGTGCCAACGTCGCCGTGACTGCAAAATCCGATGATTCTCCGGTGACGGCCGCCGACATGGCCGCTCACCATGTGATCCTGGCCGGGCTGACTGCGCTGGACCCGAGCATCCCGGTGCTGTCGGAAGAAGACGCCAACATTCCCCAGAGCGTGCGCGCCGGGTGGCAGCGTTGGTGGCTGGTGGACCCACTGGACGGAACCAAAGAGTTCATTTCCGGTAGCGAAGAATTTACCGTCAACATCGCGCTGATCGAGCAGGGACGAGTGGTGTTTGGCGTGGTGTCGATGCCGACTAACGGGCGCTTCTACGTCGGTGGTGCGGGTCTGGGCGCGTGGCGTGGCGATAAAGACGCGGCGCCTTCGCCGATTCAGGTTCGCGAGGTTCCTGCTGAGGGTGAAGCGTTTACCGTGGTCGCCAGCCGTCGGCATTCGAGTCCTGAGCAGGAGCGTTTACTGGCTGGGTTGAGTGACAGTTTGGGTGAACTGCAATTGGCCAATATCGGCAGTTCGCTGAAGTTTTGCTTGTTGGCGGAAGGGGCGGCGGATTGTTATCCGCGGTTGGCGCCGACTTCGCAGTGGGACACGGCGGCGGCACAGGGCGTGCTGGAAGGGGCGGGCGGTGAGGTGCTGGATTTGAGCGGTGCGCCGTTCAGTTATCCGGCGCGGGAGTCGTTGTTGAATGCATTTTTCCTGGCGCTGCCGGCGAAGGCTGCGTGGCGCGAGAAATTGTTGACGTTGGCGCGGACCTGA
- a CDS encoding sensor histidine kinase, producing the protein MTPTLPRRPRWRSLALLALCLAPLLWPLEHLAERYYRSELAGQNRQTLDLYVANLLGTLHRYEVLPQILGDLPALRAVLGAPDDGVTQGNANRLLKNISAQTGAEVMYLMDTTGKTLAASNWDKHDSFVGRNFSFRPYFSEAMAGRLGRFFGLGTTSAKRGYFFAAAVRNGEKIIGVLVVKVDLDHTESLWGKTPEQLLLTDHNGVVILTSRPEWRFRSTRPLSEEERKAITAMQPYPTRDPKPLELNPSAWLTQTQPIAETGWNVSILAPRTLIDRPVRTVVAIGGATLLVLMLLLGLMMQRRRHYLERIAFEAKARRELEGRVAERTSDLEGLNRRLKQEVLEREQAQQELVRAQDDLVQAGKLSALGTMSASISHELNQPLAAIRSYAENAEVLLDHQRTDDARGNLKLISELTGRMASIIAHLRAFARRDRHAPESVALQPALDDALALLAKRRRGMEVELIRDLPAATLWVEAGETRLRQVLGNLLANALDALTEKGPPRKLWLSTQSTADGVNLYIRDNGPGFCMEALGRASEPFYTTKTRTQGLGLGLAICETLMRAFGGELSFANHKEGGALITLKLRAGAPGVSLQPSEDRSA; encoded by the coding sequence ATGACTCCGACCCTCCCCCGCAGACCCCGCTGGCGCAGCCTGGCCCTGCTCGCGCTGTGCCTGGCGCCATTGCTGTGGCCGCTGGAGCATCTGGCCGAGCGTTACTACCGCAGCGAACTGGCCGGGCAGAACCGTCAGACCCTCGACCTTTACGTCGCCAACCTGCTGGGCACCCTGCACCGTTATGAAGTGTTACCGCAGATCCTCGGCGATCTTCCGGCCCTGCGAGCCGTCCTCGGCGCGCCCGACGATGGCGTCACTCAGGGCAACGCCAATCGCTTGTTGAAAAACATCAGCGCCCAGACCGGCGCCGAAGTCATGTACCTGATGGACACCACGGGCAAGACCCTGGCCGCATCCAACTGGGACAAACACGACAGTTTCGTCGGGCGTAATTTTTCCTTCCGGCCGTATTTCAGCGAAGCCATGGCCGGCCGGCTTGGGCGTTTTTTCGGTTTGGGAACGACATCGGCCAAGCGCGGCTATTTCTTCGCCGCCGCCGTGCGTAACGGCGAAAAGATCATCGGTGTGCTGGTGGTCAAGGTCGACCTGGACCATACCGAAAGCCTCTGGGGCAAAACCCCGGAACAACTGCTGCTGACTGACCATAACGGCGTGGTCATTCTCACGTCGCGGCCCGAGTGGCGATTCCGCTCGACCCGCCCGTTGAGCGAAGAAGAACGCAAGGCTATTACGGCGATGCAACCCTATCCGACTCGCGATCCCAAACCGTTGGAGCTCAACCCCAGCGCCTGGCTGACGCAGACCCAGCCAATCGCGGAAACCGGTTGGAACGTCAGCATCCTCGCCCCACGCACCTTGATCGATCGCCCGGTACGCACGGTCGTCGCCATCGGCGGCGCGACGTTGTTGGTGTTGATGTTGCTGCTGGGTCTGATGATGCAGCGACGCCGTCATTATCTCGAACGAATCGCCTTCGAAGCCAAGGCCCGTCGCGAGCTGGAAGGTCGGGTAGCCGAGCGGACCAGCGACCTCGAAGGCCTCAACCGTCGACTGAAACAGGAAGTGCTGGAACGCGAACAGGCTCAGCAAGAGCTGGTGCGCGCTCAGGATGATCTGGTACAGGCCGGCAAACTGTCGGCCCTTGGCACCATGTCGGCGAGCATCAGCCACGAATTGAATCAACCGCTGGCGGCGATCCGCAGCTACGCCGAAAACGCCGAAGTGCTGCTCGATCATCAGCGCACCGACGATGCGCGCGGCAACCTCAAGCTGATCAGCGAACTGACCGGGCGCATGGCCTCGATCATCGCCCACCTGCGCGCCTTCGCCCGGCGCGATCGCCACGCCCCGGAAAGCGTCGCCCTGCAACCGGCGCTGGACGATGCGCTGGCGCTGCTGGCCAAGCGTCGGCGCGGCATGGAAGTCGAGCTGATTCGCGATTTGCCGGCCGCCACCCTGTGGGTCGAGGCCGGGGAAACCCGTCTGCGTCAGGTGCTCGGCAATCTGCTGGCCAACGCCCTGGACGCCCTGACGGAAAAAGGCCCGCCGCGTAAGCTCTGGTTGAGTACCCAATCCACCGCCGACGGCGTCAATCTGTACATTCGCGACAATGGTCCCGGGTTTTGCATGGAAGCCCTTGGTCGTGCCAGCGAGCCCTTCTACACCACCAAGACCCGCACTCAGGGGCTTGGTCTGGGGTTGGCGATTTGCGAAACCCTGATGCGCGCCTTCGGGGGTGAACTGTCGTTCGCCAACCATAAGGAAGGCGGCGCCCTGATTACCCTGAAATTGCGTGCAGGCGCACCGGGTGTGAGCCTGCAACCGTCCGAGGACCGAAGTGCATGA
- a CDS encoding sigma-54-dependent transcriptional regulator has product MTIDNRIQVVLIDDDPHLRQALSQTLDLAGLKILPLAEAQGLAAQLERDWPGVVVSDIRMPGMDGLELLTELHAQDPELPVLLITGHGDVPLAVQAMRAGAYDFLEKPFASDALLDSVRRALDLRRLVLDNRSLRLALSDRNELSTRLVGQSAPMLRLRQQIGALAATKADVLILGETGAGKEVVARALHDLSSRRNGPFVAINAGALAESVVESELFGHEPGAFTGAQKRRIGKFEFANGGTLFLDEIESMSLDVQVKLLRLLQERVVERLGGNQLIPLDIRIIAATKEDLRQSADQGRFRADLYYRLNVAPLRIPPLRERGEDALMLFQYFADEASARHGLPPHELQPGQRALLLRHTWPGNVRELQNAAERFALGLELALDNNAADGAVGMTVEVVSGGLSEQVENFEKSLIAAELARSHSSVRSLAEALGIPRKTLHDKLRKHGLNFADGGSSHTDELD; this is encoded by the coding sequence ATGACCATCGACAACCGCATCCAGGTCGTGCTGATCGACGACGATCCCCACCTGCGTCAGGCCCTGAGCCAGACCCTGGACCTCGCTGGCCTGAAAATCCTGCCGCTCGCTGAAGCCCAGGGCCTGGCCGCGCAACTGGAACGCGACTGGCCCGGCGTGGTGGTCAGTGACATCCGCATGCCGGGCATGGACGGTCTTGAGCTGCTGACCGAACTGCATGCCCAGGATCCGGAACTGCCAGTGCTGCTGATCACCGGTCACGGCGATGTGCCGCTGGCGGTGCAGGCCATGCGCGCCGGGGCTTATGACTTTTTGGAAAAACCCTTCGCCAGCGACGCCCTGCTCGACAGCGTCCGCCGCGCCCTGGACTTGCGTCGATTGGTGCTGGACAACCGCAGCCTGCGTCTGGCCCTGAGCGATCGCAATGAGCTGAGCACCCGACTGGTCGGGCAATCAGCGCCGATGCTGCGCCTGCGCCAGCAGATCGGTGCATTGGCGGCGACCAAGGCTGATGTGCTGATCCTTGGCGAAACCGGCGCCGGTAAAGAAGTTGTCGCACGTGCATTGCACGATCTGTCGAGCCGTCGTAACGGTCCGTTCGTGGCGATCAATGCCGGCGCCCTGGCCGAGTCGGTAGTAGAAAGCGAGCTGTTCGGTCACGAGCCAGGCGCCTTTACCGGCGCGCAAAAGCGTCGCATCGGCAAGTTCGAATTCGCCAATGGCGGCACGTTATTTCTTGATGAAATCGAAAGCATGAGCCTGGATGTGCAGGTGAAATTGCTGCGTTTGCTGCAAGAGCGGGTCGTCGAGCGCTTGGGCGGCAATCAGCTGATCCCGTTGGACATCCGCATCATCGCCGCGACCAAGGAAGACCTGCGTCAATCCGCCGACCAGGGCCGCTTCCGTGCCGACTTGTATTACCGCCTGAACGTCGCACCGCTGCGTATTCCGCCGCTGCGTGAGCGCGGCGAAGATGCACTGATGCTGTTCCAGTATTTCGCCGACGAAGCCAGCGCCCGTCACGGTCTGCCACCCCACGAGTTGCAACCGGGACAACGCGCCCTGTTGCTGCGCCACACCTGGCCGGGCAACGTGCGGGAATTGCAGAACGCGGCCGAACGCTTCGCCCTGGGCCTGGAACTGGCCCTGGACAATAACGCAGCGGATGGCGCTGTCGGCATGACGGTCGAAGTGGTCAGCGGCGGTCTCAGCGAACAAGTGGAAAACTTCGAGAAGAGCTTGATCGCCGCCGAACTGGCGCGTTCTCACAGCTCGGTGCGCAGCCTCGCCGAAGCCCTTGGCATCCCACGCAAGACCTTGCACGACAAACTGCGCAAGCACGGGCTGAACTTCGCCGACGGTGGTAGCAGCCACACCGACGAGCTCGATTGA
- the rfbC gene encoding dTDP-4-dehydrorhamnose 3,5-epimerase → MKVVTTDLPGVLIIEPRVFGDERGFFYESFNAKAFKEATGLETSFVQDNHSRSQKGVLRGLHYQLENTQGKLVRVTVGEVLDVAVDIRRSSPHFGKWVAVRLSAENHRQLWVPEGFAHGFVVLSEFAEFLYKTTDYYTPSAERCIRWDDPDLAIDWQLDEAPKLSHKDQAAAFFKDADVFS, encoded by the coding sequence ATGAAAGTAGTCACCACCGACCTGCCCGGTGTTCTGATCATCGAACCCAGGGTATTTGGTGACGAGCGCGGTTTCTTCTATGAAAGCTTCAACGCCAAGGCTTTCAAAGAAGCGACTGGCCTGGAGACGAGTTTCGTTCAAGACAACCATTCCCGCTCGCAAAAAGGCGTATTGCGCGGCCTGCATTACCAACTGGAAAACACTCAGGGAAAACTGGTTCGCGTCACAGTTGGTGAAGTACTCGACGTGGCCGTAGACATTCGCCGCAGCTCGCCACATTTCGGCAAATGGGTGGCCGTGCGTCTGTCCGCCGAGAACCATCGCCAACTCTGGGTCCCGGAGGGTTTCGCCCACGGTTTCGTGGTGCTGAGCGAGTTCGCCGAATTCCTCTACAAAACCACCGACTACTACACCCCGTCCGCCGAGCGCTGCATTCGCTGGGACGATCCGGACCTGGCCATTGATTGGCAACTGGACGAAGCACCGAAACTGTCCCATAAAGATCAGGCCGCCGCGTTCTTCAAGGACGCTGACGTCTTTTCCTGA
- a CDS encoding YiiD C-terminal domain-containing protein: protein MSRDSRHLESVLHRDIPLTRDMGLKVLDWHDQQLRLHLPLEANVNHKSTMFGGSLYCGAVLAGWGWLHLRLREEGVEGGHIVIQEGQISYPLPVTMDATAICHAPSAAVWKKFLAMYERYGRARLKLHSRIVNVGSEEDAVTFTGQYVLHR, encoded by the coding sequence ATGAGCCGCGACAGCCGTCATCTGGAATCAGTCCTCCATCGCGACATTCCCCTGACGCGGGATATGGGCCTCAAAGTGCTCGATTGGCACGACCAGCAACTGCGCCTGCACTTGCCGCTGGAGGCCAACGTCAATCACAAGAGCACCATGTTCGGCGGCAGCCTGTATTGCGGCGCCGTGCTGGCCGGTTGGGGTTGGCTGCATTTGCGTTTGCGTGAAGAAGGGGTTGAAGGCGGGCACATCGTGATTCAGGAAGGGCAGATCAGCTATCCGCTGCCAGTGACCATGGACGCGACAGCGATTTGCCATGCGCCGAGTGCGGCAGTGTGGAAGAAGTTTTTGGCGATGTATGAGCGGTATGGACGGGCGCGGTTGAAGCTGCATTCAAGGATTGTGAATGTGGGGAGTGAGGAAGATGCGGTGACGTTTACCGGGCAGTACGTCCTTCACCGTTGA